Proteins encoded together in one Coffea arabica cultivar ET-39 chromosome 2c, Coffea Arabica ET-39 HiFi, whole genome shotgun sequence window:
- the LOC113726896 gene encoding uncharacterized protein isoform X2: protein MSATLRRLHTALLKVCLSSQLSLFPLTPHTSFTHCLQYLSLPFTTINSHFTYLSRTYSTTSFDGKDIIFIDQKFDFLEQFSPLGHLSNTPNTVINSKERRKIVIGLSRMIKQDQDSVLKGFSSRFCPYLLVEILKLFENREVSFAFFKLVFCDASEFIVQSCCIVAHVLAAEGLRLMAQDVLSCVISRIGECRSNEVVEFMWREHSKYESDFSVLDSLMRAFVNADMGSQALKIWDRMREVRIRPSLSAVSIFFALLIRVGDYGSVWKLFRDMIQRGPCPNIFVYNVMILGFCRKGCVRTGESLLFLMRKYGCEPDVIAHNLLISAYCVRGWTSHALNWAHFMAESGCEPSTATFVTIINAFCKEGNIVEARKMFEEMQEMGVSPGTVTYNALMDGYVKAREIGNYKYGREDDGNRFLRELSMMALIPDCSISDMSISGLCWAGRLVEALHLLKTMLEKGIPVSIIAINSLICAYSRAGLHEKAFEVYNIMTKFGLTPSASTSTCLLIGLTKVGMLQSARNLMDKMMQKEFPTNQVAFTVLLDGHFRKGDIMGAFSLWEEMGRRGMAPDAVAFSAFINGLSKANFVEDAYDWFIEMKRKGLVPNNYTYNSLIAGFCNCGKLDEALNLEKEMRQSGLLPDVFTMNIIINGFCRQGRMKSAIDTYMAMHHRGIIPDIVTYNTLISGYSKVFDMVNVDNLVNMMHASGWDPDITTYNIWIHGSCSSRRMNRAVMILDELVSSGIAPNTVTYNTLMNGVCNDILDRAMILTGKLLKMGFVPNIVTTNLLLSHLCKQGLPQRAWMWGQKLRQIEFEFDEITYKLLDRAYHDIHGDAKYVKGTAGKILFLDFLMYITYDYLCRNKLCSEKSDESFELLDYGTAGYSKTTCRVAL from the exons ATGTCTGCTACTTTGCGCCGTTTACACACAGCTCTGCTCAAGGTCTGTCTCTCTTCCCAACTTTCCCTCTTTCCCTTAACACCACACACTTCATTTACTCATTGCCTTCAATATCTCTCACTTCCCTTCACAACCATTAATTCCCATTTTACATATTTAAGTCGTACTTATTCTACTACCTCATTTGACGGTAAAGATATAATCTTTATTGACCAGAAGTTCGACTTTCTTGAACAATTTTCCCCTTTGGGGCACTTATCAAACACACCAAACACTGTAATAAATTCGAAAGAAAGGCGTAAAATTGTGATTGGGCTATCAAGAATGATTAAACAGGACCAAGATTCTGTATTAAAGGGATTCTCCAGTAGGTTTTGCCCCTATTTGCTTGTAGAAATCTTGAAATTATTTGAAAACCGCGAagtctcatttgcatttttCAAGTTGGTCTTCTGTGATGCTTCGGAATTCATAGTTCAGTCGTGTTGTATTGTTGCACATGTCTTGGCAGCTGAGGGGTTGAGGTTGATGGCACAGGATGTTCTCTCTTGTGTAATTAGTAGAATTGGTGAATGTAGGAGTAATGAGGTGGTAGAGTTTATGTGGAGAGAGCATAGCAAGTATGAGTCAGATTTCTCGGTTCTTGATTCTTTGATGAGGGCATTTGTGAATGCAGATATGGGTTCCCAAGCATTGAAAATCTGGGATAGAATGAGGGAGGTCAGAATTAGACCAAGTTTATCAGCTGTTAGCATTTTCTTTGCGTTGCTAATTAGAGTTGGTGATTATGGTAGTGTATGGAAGTTATTTAGAGATATGATCCAAAGGGGACCTTGCCCGAATATTTTTGTGTATAATGTGATGATTCTTGGCTTTTGTAGAAAAGGGTGTGTTAGAACAGGAGAAAGCTTGTTGTTTTTGATGAGGAAGTATGGTTGCGAACCTGATGTTATTGCACATAATTTGCTAATAAGTGCATATTGTGTGAGAGGCTGGACATCTCATGCTTTGAATTGGGCGCATTTTATGGCGGAAAGCGGTTGTGAACCAAGCACTGCCACATTTGTTACAATTATTAATGCATTCTGCAAGGAGGGCAACATTGTAGAAGCAAGGAAAATGTTTGAAGAAATGCAAGAAATGGGTGTTTCACCAGGCACTGTGACATACAATGCTTTGATGGATGGATATGTAAAGGCAAGAGAAATTG GAAACTACAAATATGGGAGGGAAGATGATGGCAACAGGTTCTTAAGGGAATTATCTATGATGGCTTTGATTCCTGATTGTTCAATATCTGACATGTCCATTTCAGGATTGTGTTGGGCAGGAAGGTTAGTTGAGGCTTTGCACTTACTGAAGACTATGCTTGAGAAGGGCATACCTGTTAGCATAATTGCCATCAATTCACTCATTTGTGCTTACAGCAGAGCAGGACTGCATGAGAAAGCTTTTGAAGTGTATAACATAATGACAAAATTTGGTCTTACTCCTTCTGCTTCCACATCTACTTGTCTGCTGATAGGTCTAACTAAAGTAGGGATGCTTCAAAGTGCCAGAAACCTTATGGATAAGATGATGCAAAAAGAGTTTCCAACAAACCAAGTAGCTTTCACAGTGCTTCTGGATGGACATTTCAGAAAAGGGGATATCATGGGAGCTTTTAGCCTGTGGGAAGAGATGGGAAGGAGAGGGATGGCTCCTGATGCTGTTGCCTTTTCTGCCTTCATCAATGGACTTTCTAAGGCCAATTTTGTTGAAGATGCATATGATTGGTTTatagaaatgaaaagaaaaggacttGTGCCTAACAATTACACTTATAATTCTTTAATTGCTGGTTTTTGTAATTGTGGGAAATTGGACGAGGCATTGAACTTGGAAAAGGAGATGAGGCAAAGTGGGCTTCTTCCAGATGTCTTCACCATGAATATCATCATTAATGGGTTTTGTAGACAAGGAAGGATGAAATCAGCAATTGATACCTACATGGCAATGCACCACAGAGGGATAATTCCAGATATAGTTACTTACAATACTCTCATCAGTGGATATTCTAAGGTATTTGACATGGTGAATGTGGATAATCTCGTAAATATGATGCATGCCAGTGGTTGGGACCCAGATATTACAACCTATAACATATGGATTCATGGTTCTTGTAGCAGCAGGAGAATGAACCGTGCTGTTATGATATTAGATGAGCTTGTTTCATCTGGAATAGCTCCAAATACAGTGACGTACAACACTCTAATGAATGGTGTTTGCAACGATATATTGGATCGAGCAATGATTTTGACAGGAAAATTGCTTAAGATGGGGTTTGTCCCAAATATTGTTACGACTAATCTCCTGTTGTCTCATCTTTGCAAGCAAGGTTTACCTCAGAGGGCCTGGATGTGGGGGCAGAAGTTGAGGCAGATTgaatttgagtttgatgaaATAACGTACAAGCTATTGGACAGAGCATACCATGACATACATGGAGATGCTAAATATGTAAAAGGGACTGCAGGAAAGATcctttttctagattttcttaTGTACATTACCTATGACTACTTGTGCAGAAACAAGCTTTGCAGTGAAAAGAGTGATGAATCTTTTGAACTGCTGGATTATGGGACTGCAGGGTACTCAAAGACAACTTGCAGGGTAGCTTTGTAG
- the LOC113726896 gene encoding uncharacterized protein isoform X3: MSATLRRLHTALLKKFDFLEQFSPLGHLSNTPNTVINSKERRKIVIGLSRMIKQDQDSVLKGFSSRFCPYLLVEILKLFENREVSFAFFKLVFCDASEFIVQSCCIVAHVLAAEGLRLMAQDVLSCVISRIGECRSNEVVEFMWREHSKYESDFSVLDSLMRAFVNADMGSQALKIWDRMREVRIRPSLSAVSIFFALLIRVGDYGSVWKLFRDMIQRGPCPNIFVYNVMILGFCRKGCVRTGESLLFLMRKYGCEPDVIAHNLLISAYCVRGWTSHALNWAHFMAESGCEPSTATFVTIINAFCKEGNIVEARKMFEEMQEMGVSPGTVTYNALMDGYVKAREIGEANMLYEEMRNMRVAPDGITFNILVAGNYKYGREDDGNRFLRELSMMALIPDCSISDMSISGLCWAGRLVEALHLLKTMLEKGIPVSIIAINSLICAYSRAGLHEKAFEVYNIMTKFGLTPSASTSTCLLIGLTKVGMLQSARNLMDKMMQKEFPTNQVAFTVLLDGHFRKGDIMGAFSLWEEMGRRGMAPDAVAFSAFINGLSKANFVEDAYDWFIEMKRKGLVPNNYTYNSLIAGFCNCGKLDEALNLEKEMRQSGLLPDVFTMNIIINGFCRQGRMKSAIDTYMAMHHRGIIPDIVTYNTLISGYSKVFDMVNVDNLVNMMHASGWDPDITTYNIWIHGSCSSRRMNRAVMILDELVSSGIAPNTVTYNTLMNGVCNDILDRAMILTGKLLKMGFVPNIVTTNLLLSHLCKQGLPQRAWMWGQKLRQIEFEFDEITYKLLDRAYHDIHGDAKYVKGTAGKILFLDFLMYITYDYLCRNKLCSEKSDESFELLDYGTAGYSKTTCRVAL, encoded by the exons ATGTCTGCTACTTTGCGCCGTTTACACACAGCTCTGCTCAAG AAGTTCGACTTTCTTGAACAATTTTCCCCTTTGGGGCACTTATCAAACACACCAAACACTGTAATAAATTCGAAAGAAAGGCGTAAAATTGTGATTGGGCTATCAAGAATGATTAAACAGGACCAAGATTCTGTATTAAAGGGATTCTCCAGTAGGTTTTGCCCCTATTTGCTTGTAGAAATCTTGAAATTATTTGAAAACCGCGAagtctcatttgcatttttCAAGTTGGTCTTCTGTGATGCTTCGGAATTCATAGTTCAGTCGTGTTGTATTGTTGCACATGTCTTGGCAGCTGAGGGGTTGAGGTTGATGGCACAGGATGTTCTCTCTTGTGTAATTAGTAGAATTGGTGAATGTAGGAGTAATGAGGTGGTAGAGTTTATGTGGAGAGAGCATAGCAAGTATGAGTCAGATTTCTCGGTTCTTGATTCTTTGATGAGGGCATTTGTGAATGCAGATATGGGTTCCCAAGCATTGAAAATCTGGGATAGAATGAGGGAGGTCAGAATTAGACCAAGTTTATCAGCTGTTAGCATTTTCTTTGCGTTGCTAATTAGAGTTGGTGATTATGGTAGTGTATGGAAGTTATTTAGAGATATGATCCAAAGGGGACCTTGCCCGAATATTTTTGTGTATAATGTGATGATTCTTGGCTTTTGTAGAAAAGGGTGTGTTAGAACAGGAGAAAGCTTGTTGTTTTTGATGAGGAAGTATGGTTGCGAACCTGATGTTATTGCACATAATTTGCTAATAAGTGCATATTGTGTGAGAGGCTGGACATCTCATGCTTTGAATTGGGCGCATTTTATGGCGGAAAGCGGTTGTGAACCAAGCACTGCCACATTTGTTACAATTATTAATGCATTCTGCAAGGAGGGCAACATTGTAGAAGCAAGGAAAATGTTTGAAGAAATGCAAGAAATGGGTGTTTCACCAGGCACTGTGACATACAATGCTTTGATGGATGGATATGTAAAGGCAAGAGAAATTGGTGAGGCTAATATGCTCTATGAGGAAATGCGGAATATGAGAGTTGCTCCTGATGGTATAACTTTTAACATTTTGGTTGCAGGAAACTACAAATATGGGAGGGAAGATGATGGCAACAGGTTCTTAAGGGAATTATCTATGATGGCTTTGATTCCTGATTGTTCAATATCTGACATGTCCATTTCAGGATTGTGTTGGGCAGGAAGGTTAGTTGAGGCTTTGCACTTACTGAAGACTATGCTTGAGAAGGGCATACCTGTTAGCATAATTGCCATCAATTCACTCATTTGTGCTTACAGCAGAGCAGGACTGCATGAGAAAGCTTTTGAAGTGTATAACATAATGACAAAATTTGGTCTTACTCCTTCTGCTTCCACATCTACTTGTCTGCTGATAGGTCTAACTAAAGTAGGGATGCTTCAAAGTGCCAGAAACCTTATGGATAAGATGATGCAAAAAGAGTTTCCAACAAACCAAGTAGCTTTCACAGTGCTTCTGGATGGACATTTCAGAAAAGGGGATATCATGGGAGCTTTTAGCCTGTGGGAAGAGATGGGAAGGAGAGGGATGGCTCCTGATGCTGTTGCCTTTTCTGCCTTCATCAATGGACTTTCTAAGGCCAATTTTGTTGAAGATGCATATGATTGGTTTatagaaatgaaaagaaaaggacttGTGCCTAACAATTACACTTATAATTCTTTAATTGCTGGTTTTTGTAATTGTGGGAAATTGGACGAGGCATTGAACTTGGAAAAGGAGATGAGGCAAAGTGGGCTTCTTCCAGATGTCTTCACCATGAATATCATCATTAATGGGTTTTGTAGACAAGGAAGGATGAAATCAGCAATTGATACCTACATGGCAATGCACCACAGAGGGATAATTCCAGATATAGTTACTTACAATACTCTCATCAGTGGATATTCTAAGGTATTTGACATGGTGAATGTGGATAATCTCGTAAATATGATGCATGCCAGTGGTTGGGACCCAGATATTACAACCTATAACATATGGATTCATGGTTCTTGTAGCAGCAGGAGAATGAACCGTGCTGTTATGATATTAGATGAGCTTGTTTCATCTGGAATAGCTCCAAATACAGTGACGTACAACACTCTAATGAATGGTGTTTGCAACGATATATTGGATCGAGCAATGATTTTGACAGGAAAATTGCTTAAGATGGGGTTTGTCCCAAATATTGTTACGACTAATCTCCTGTTGTCTCATCTTTGCAAGCAAGGTTTACCTCAGAGGGCCTGGATGTGGGGGCAGAAGTTGAGGCAGATTgaatttgagtttgatgaaATAACGTACAAGCTATTGGACAGAGCATACCATGACATACATGGAGATGCTAAATATGTAAAAGGGACTGCAGGAAAGATcctttttctagattttcttaTGTACATTACCTATGACTACTTGTGCAGAAACAAGCTTTGCAGTGAAAAGAGTGATGAATCTTTTGAACTGCTGGATTATGGGACTGCAGGGTACTCAAAGACAACTTGCAGGGTAGCTTTGTAG
- the LOC113726896 gene encoding uncharacterized protein isoform X1 → MSATLRRLHTALLKVCLSSQLSLFPLTPHTSFTHCLQYLSLPFTTINSHFTYLSRTYSTTSFDGKDIIFIDQKFDFLEQFSPLGHLSNTPNTVINSKERRKIVIGLSRMIKQDQDSVLKGFSSRFCPYLLVEILKLFENREVSFAFFKLVFCDASEFIVQSCCIVAHVLAAEGLRLMAQDVLSCVISRIGECRSNEVVEFMWREHSKYESDFSVLDSLMRAFVNADMGSQALKIWDRMREVRIRPSLSAVSIFFALLIRVGDYGSVWKLFRDMIQRGPCPNIFVYNVMILGFCRKGCVRTGESLLFLMRKYGCEPDVIAHNLLISAYCVRGWTSHALNWAHFMAESGCEPSTATFVTIINAFCKEGNIVEARKMFEEMQEMGVSPGTVTYNALMDGYVKAREIGEANMLYEEMRNMRVAPDGITFNILVAGNYKYGREDDGNRFLRELSMMALIPDCSISDMSISGLCWAGRLVEALHLLKTMLEKGIPVSIIAINSLICAYSRAGLHEKAFEVYNIMTKFGLTPSASTSTCLLIGLTKVGMLQSARNLMDKMMQKEFPTNQVAFTVLLDGHFRKGDIMGAFSLWEEMGRRGMAPDAVAFSAFINGLSKANFVEDAYDWFIEMKRKGLVPNNYTYNSLIAGFCNCGKLDEALNLEKEMRQSGLLPDVFTMNIIINGFCRQGRMKSAIDTYMAMHHRGIIPDIVTYNTLISGYSKVFDMVNVDNLVNMMHASGWDPDITTYNIWIHGSCSSRRMNRAVMILDELVSSGIAPNTVTYNTLMNGVCNDILDRAMILTGKLLKMGFVPNIVTTNLLLSHLCKQGLPQRAWMWGQKLRQIEFEFDEITYKLLDRAYHDIHGDAKYVKGTAGKILFLDFLMYITYDYLCRNKLCSEKSDESFELLDYGTAGYSKTTCRVAL, encoded by the coding sequence ATGTCTGCTACTTTGCGCCGTTTACACACAGCTCTGCTCAAGGTCTGTCTCTCTTCCCAACTTTCCCTCTTTCCCTTAACACCACACACTTCATTTACTCATTGCCTTCAATATCTCTCACTTCCCTTCACAACCATTAATTCCCATTTTACATATTTAAGTCGTACTTATTCTACTACCTCATTTGACGGTAAAGATATAATCTTTATTGACCAGAAGTTCGACTTTCTTGAACAATTTTCCCCTTTGGGGCACTTATCAAACACACCAAACACTGTAATAAATTCGAAAGAAAGGCGTAAAATTGTGATTGGGCTATCAAGAATGATTAAACAGGACCAAGATTCTGTATTAAAGGGATTCTCCAGTAGGTTTTGCCCCTATTTGCTTGTAGAAATCTTGAAATTATTTGAAAACCGCGAagtctcatttgcatttttCAAGTTGGTCTTCTGTGATGCTTCGGAATTCATAGTTCAGTCGTGTTGTATTGTTGCACATGTCTTGGCAGCTGAGGGGTTGAGGTTGATGGCACAGGATGTTCTCTCTTGTGTAATTAGTAGAATTGGTGAATGTAGGAGTAATGAGGTGGTAGAGTTTATGTGGAGAGAGCATAGCAAGTATGAGTCAGATTTCTCGGTTCTTGATTCTTTGATGAGGGCATTTGTGAATGCAGATATGGGTTCCCAAGCATTGAAAATCTGGGATAGAATGAGGGAGGTCAGAATTAGACCAAGTTTATCAGCTGTTAGCATTTTCTTTGCGTTGCTAATTAGAGTTGGTGATTATGGTAGTGTATGGAAGTTATTTAGAGATATGATCCAAAGGGGACCTTGCCCGAATATTTTTGTGTATAATGTGATGATTCTTGGCTTTTGTAGAAAAGGGTGTGTTAGAACAGGAGAAAGCTTGTTGTTTTTGATGAGGAAGTATGGTTGCGAACCTGATGTTATTGCACATAATTTGCTAATAAGTGCATATTGTGTGAGAGGCTGGACATCTCATGCTTTGAATTGGGCGCATTTTATGGCGGAAAGCGGTTGTGAACCAAGCACTGCCACATTTGTTACAATTATTAATGCATTCTGCAAGGAGGGCAACATTGTAGAAGCAAGGAAAATGTTTGAAGAAATGCAAGAAATGGGTGTTTCACCAGGCACTGTGACATACAATGCTTTGATGGATGGATATGTAAAGGCAAGAGAAATTGGTGAGGCTAATATGCTCTATGAGGAAATGCGGAATATGAGAGTTGCTCCTGATGGTATAACTTTTAACATTTTGGTTGCAGGAAACTACAAATATGGGAGGGAAGATGATGGCAACAGGTTCTTAAGGGAATTATCTATGATGGCTTTGATTCCTGATTGTTCAATATCTGACATGTCCATTTCAGGATTGTGTTGGGCAGGAAGGTTAGTTGAGGCTTTGCACTTACTGAAGACTATGCTTGAGAAGGGCATACCTGTTAGCATAATTGCCATCAATTCACTCATTTGTGCTTACAGCAGAGCAGGACTGCATGAGAAAGCTTTTGAAGTGTATAACATAATGACAAAATTTGGTCTTACTCCTTCTGCTTCCACATCTACTTGTCTGCTGATAGGTCTAACTAAAGTAGGGATGCTTCAAAGTGCCAGAAACCTTATGGATAAGATGATGCAAAAAGAGTTTCCAACAAACCAAGTAGCTTTCACAGTGCTTCTGGATGGACATTTCAGAAAAGGGGATATCATGGGAGCTTTTAGCCTGTGGGAAGAGATGGGAAGGAGAGGGATGGCTCCTGATGCTGTTGCCTTTTCTGCCTTCATCAATGGACTTTCTAAGGCCAATTTTGTTGAAGATGCATATGATTGGTTTatagaaatgaaaagaaaaggacttGTGCCTAACAATTACACTTATAATTCTTTAATTGCTGGTTTTTGTAATTGTGGGAAATTGGACGAGGCATTGAACTTGGAAAAGGAGATGAGGCAAAGTGGGCTTCTTCCAGATGTCTTCACCATGAATATCATCATTAATGGGTTTTGTAGACAAGGAAGGATGAAATCAGCAATTGATACCTACATGGCAATGCACCACAGAGGGATAATTCCAGATATAGTTACTTACAATACTCTCATCAGTGGATATTCTAAGGTATTTGACATGGTGAATGTGGATAATCTCGTAAATATGATGCATGCCAGTGGTTGGGACCCAGATATTACAACCTATAACATATGGATTCATGGTTCTTGTAGCAGCAGGAGAATGAACCGTGCTGTTATGATATTAGATGAGCTTGTTTCATCTGGAATAGCTCCAAATACAGTGACGTACAACACTCTAATGAATGGTGTTTGCAACGATATATTGGATCGAGCAATGATTTTGACAGGAAAATTGCTTAAGATGGGGTTTGTCCCAAATATTGTTACGACTAATCTCCTGTTGTCTCATCTTTGCAAGCAAGGTTTACCTCAGAGGGCCTGGATGTGGGGGCAGAAGTTGAGGCAGATTgaatttgagtttgatgaaATAACGTACAAGCTATTGGACAGAGCATACCATGACATACATGGAGATGCTAAATATGTAAAAGGGACTGCAGGAAAGATcctttttctagattttcttaTGTACATTACCTATGACTACTTGTGCAGAAACAAGCTTTGCAGTGAAAAGAGTGATGAATCTTTTGAACTGCTGGATTATGGGACTGCAGGGTACTCAAAGACAACTTGCAGGGTAGCTTTGTAG
- the LOC113726896 gene encoding uncharacterized protein isoform X4, with product MGSQALKIWDRMREVRIRPSLSAVSIFFALLIRVGDYGSVWKLFRDMIQRGPCPNIFVYNVMILGFCRKGCVRTGESLLFLMRKYGCEPDVIAHNLLISAYCVRGWTSHALNWAHFMAESGCEPSTATFVTIINAFCKEGNIVEARKMFEEMQEMGVSPGTVTYNALMDGYVKAREIGEANMLYEEMRNMRVAPDGITFNILVAGNYKYGREDDGNRFLRELSMMALIPDCSISDMSISGLCWAGRLVEALHLLKTMLEKGIPVSIIAINSLICAYSRAGLHEKAFEVYNIMTKFGLTPSASTSTCLLIGLTKVGMLQSARNLMDKMMQKEFPTNQVAFTVLLDGHFRKGDIMGAFSLWEEMGRRGMAPDAVAFSAFINGLSKANFVEDAYDWFIEMKRKGLVPNNYTYNSLIAGFCNCGKLDEALNLEKEMRQSGLLPDVFTMNIIINGFCRQGRMKSAIDTYMAMHHRGIIPDIVTYNTLISGYSKVFDMVNVDNLVNMMHASGWDPDITTYNIWIHGSCSSRRMNRAVMILDELVSSGIAPNTVTYNTLMNGVCNDILDRAMILTGKLLKMGFVPNIVTTNLLLSHLCKQGLPQRAWMWGQKLRQIEFEFDEITYKLLDRAYHDIHGDAKYVKGTAGKILFLDFLMYITYDYLCRNKLCSEKSDESFELLDYGTAGYSKTTCRVAL from the coding sequence ATGGGTTCCCAAGCATTGAAAATCTGGGATAGAATGAGGGAGGTCAGAATTAGACCAAGTTTATCAGCTGTTAGCATTTTCTTTGCGTTGCTAATTAGAGTTGGTGATTATGGTAGTGTATGGAAGTTATTTAGAGATATGATCCAAAGGGGACCTTGCCCGAATATTTTTGTGTATAATGTGATGATTCTTGGCTTTTGTAGAAAAGGGTGTGTTAGAACAGGAGAAAGCTTGTTGTTTTTGATGAGGAAGTATGGTTGCGAACCTGATGTTATTGCACATAATTTGCTAATAAGTGCATATTGTGTGAGAGGCTGGACATCTCATGCTTTGAATTGGGCGCATTTTATGGCGGAAAGCGGTTGTGAACCAAGCACTGCCACATTTGTTACAATTATTAATGCATTCTGCAAGGAGGGCAACATTGTAGAAGCAAGGAAAATGTTTGAAGAAATGCAAGAAATGGGTGTTTCACCAGGCACTGTGACATACAATGCTTTGATGGATGGATATGTAAAGGCAAGAGAAATTGGTGAGGCTAATATGCTCTATGAGGAAATGCGGAATATGAGAGTTGCTCCTGATGGTATAACTTTTAACATTTTGGTTGCAGGAAACTACAAATATGGGAGGGAAGATGATGGCAACAGGTTCTTAAGGGAATTATCTATGATGGCTTTGATTCCTGATTGTTCAATATCTGACATGTCCATTTCAGGATTGTGTTGGGCAGGAAGGTTAGTTGAGGCTTTGCACTTACTGAAGACTATGCTTGAGAAGGGCATACCTGTTAGCATAATTGCCATCAATTCACTCATTTGTGCTTACAGCAGAGCAGGACTGCATGAGAAAGCTTTTGAAGTGTATAACATAATGACAAAATTTGGTCTTACTCCTTCTGCTTCCACATCTACTTGTCTGCTGATAGGTCTAACTAAAGTAGGGATGCTTCAAAGTGCCAGAAACCTTATGGATAAGATGATGCAAAAAGAGTTTCCAACAAACCAAGTAGCTTTCACAGTGCTTCTGGATGGACATTTCAGAAAAGGGGATATCATGGGAGCTTTTAGCCTGTGGGAAGAGATGGGAAGGAGAGGGATGGCTCCTGATGCTGTTGCCTTTTCTGCCTTCATCAATGGACTTTCTAAGGCCAATTTTGTTGAAGATGCATATGATTGGTTTatagaaatgaaaagaaaaggacttGTGCCTAACAATTACACTTATAATTCTTTAATTGCTGGTTTTTGTAATTGTGGGAAATTGGACGAGGCATTGAACTTGGAAAAGGAGATGAGGCAAAGTGGGCTTCTTCCAGATGTCTTCACCATGAATATCATCATTAATGGGTTTTGTAGACAAGGAAGGATGAAATCAGCAATTGATACCTACATGGCAATGCACCACAGAGGGATAATTCCAGATATAGTTACTTACAATACTCTCATCAGTGGATATTCTAAGGTATTTGACATGGTGAATGTGGATAATCTCGTAAATATGATGCATGCCAGTGGTTGGGACCCAGATATTACAACCTATAACATATGGATTCATGGTTCTTGTAGCAGCAGGAGAATGAACCGTGCTGTTATGATATTAGATGAGCTTGTTTCATCTGGAATAGCTCCAAATACAGTGACGTACAACACTCTAATGAATGGTGTTTGCAACGATATATTGGATCGAGCAATGATTTTGACAGGAAAATTGCTTAAGATGGGGTTTGTCCCAAATATTGTTACGACTAATCTCCTGTTGTCTCATCTTTGCAAGCAAGGTTTACCTCAGAGGGCCTGGATGTGGGGGCAGAAGTTGAGGCAGATTgaatttgagtttgatgaaATAACGTACAAGCTATTGGACAGAGCATACCATGACATACATGGAGATGCTAAATATGTAAAAGGGACTGCAGGAAAGATcctttttctagattttcttaTGTACATTACCTATGACTACTTGTGCAGAAACAAGCTTTGCAGTGAAAAGAGTGATGAATCTTTTGAACTGCTGGATTATGGGACTGCAGGGTACTCAAAGACAACTTGCAGGGTAGCTTTGTAG
- the LOC113726897 gene encoding ATP synthase subunit delta', mitochondrial-like, translated as MLRHFTTRLLSRSIKFRPFSTNVAAASAADDAFVKAWRSTIPNLEPPKTPLSFMQPRPPAPSTLPSKLTVNLVLPYSSEFSNKEVDMVIIPATNGQMGILPGHVSTIAELKPGLLSVHEENGVKKYFVSGGFAFIHANSFADIIAVEAVPIDQLDSASAQKGLAEFTQKLSSASTDLERAEAQIGVDVYSAINSALSG; from the exons ATGCTTCGCCACTTCACTACCCGCCTCCTCTCTCGATCCATCAAATTCCGGCCGTTCTCCACCAACGTCGCGGCGGCCTCGGCTGCTGATGACGCCTTTGTTAAAGCCTGGAGAAGTACGATCCCTAATTTGGAACCACCCAAGACCCCTCTTTCCTTCATGCAGCCTCGGCCACCTGCTCCTTCTACCTTGCCGTCTAAGCTCACTGTCAATCTTGTCCTTCCGTACTCTTCCGAGTTCTCCAACAAAGAG GTTGACATGGTTATTATACCTGCAACGAACGGTCAGATGGGCATTCTTCCCGGACATGTGTCTACCATTGCAGAGCTGAAACCTGGTCTTCTGTCCGTCCACGAGGAAAATGGTGTGAAGAAGTATTTTGTTAGCGGTGGCTTTGCTTTCATTCATGCGAACTCCTTTGCAGATATCATTGCAGTGGAGGCAGTGCCAATTGACCAACTTGACTCTGCCTCGGCGCAAAAGGGACTTGCTGAGTTCACCCAGAAGCTGAGTTCTGCCTCTACTGATCTGGAGAGAGCTGAAGCCCAAATTGGGGTTGATGTGTATAGTGCTATTAATTCTGCTCTCTCAGGGTAG